One window of Centropristis striata isolate RG_2023a ecotype Rhode Island chromosome 23, C.striata_1.0, whole genome shotgun sequence genomic DNA carries:
- the chchd7 gene encoding coiled-coil-helix-coiled-coil-helix domain-containing protein 7 has protein sequence MDKNTRKVRNQDINPCLEESDGSQKCLDAYNYDKSMCSHYFQRYKNCRKYWHNIMVQRRRDGVRPDMPTAAERQEMLTAMGGKPY, from the exons ATGGATAAAAATACACGAAAAGTTCGGAATCAGGACATTAACCCATGCCTCGAG GAATCTGATGGCTCCCAGAAGTGTTTGGATGCCTACAACTATGATAAGAGCATGTGTTCACACTATTTCCAGAGATATAAGAACTGTCGGAAGTACTGG CACAACATCATggtgcagaggaggagagacggaGTGAGGCCTGACATGCCGACTGCAGCAGAGAGGCAGGAGATGCTGACGGCTATGGGAGGAAAACCCTACTGA